The region ACCGCGTGCCTCCCGACGTGTCGCTAGCGGATTACCTTTACTATCTGGACTTGGCCCGGAGCCACTGGGGCAAGGGTGTGAACCTGAAGCCGGTGTATCCGGTTTGGGACACGCTGAGCGCCGAAAGCACAAGGAGTTAAGACACGTGGCCCCCCTCGCCCAAAGGCAGGTGGGCCACGTGTCAGGTTGCAGACGCCCTAGCGTCGCCGTCGCGCCAGGAGGAACGCTCCAAGTCCGAGGACTGCAAGGCTGCCGGGCTCTGGAACCGCGGTCAGCGAGAAGTTGTCCACGTGTATCCACGAGATGTCGCCGCCGGTGGGAGCGCATTGTACTGTCAGGTACGAAGCGTTTATGCCGGCGGTGAAGGTCGTCGTAAAATACTGCCAACCCGAGCCAGAAATGCCCGTGCCAGTCGTGTAGACCTGAGTCCCAAACGAGGTGGCACTGGTCGAAATGCCAATATCGACGGGTCCCGTCCCTGGCCGAATGGCGGTTGTCGCAGCGGCATAGAAGCTCAGCGTGTAGCTGGTCCCGTTCAGGATCGAACCTGATAGGTCGAACGAGAACGCGTCGGTTCCAATACCGGTCGCCATGCCTACTTTCCAACTGCCGCTTTGGGGAGCAAAACCATAGGTCGAGGTCGTCATGATGTCGAGTTCACCGCCGGAACCGTATCCCGTGGTGTTGCTCATGGTCGAAGTGAAGCCGCCGTTCGACAGGTTGTACATGTCGCCACTGGCGGAGTTGCTCTCGAAATCCCCGTTGAGGATCATGTTGGCACTGCCAATCGAGGCGGAGCCAACAAGTAATAGCGTTGACAATAGCAACGCAAAACTGCGCATCTTCATAGTGTCTCTCCTTAAGGGTCACGGGATTCAAGGCCGAATCCCAGCGCCGTTTCATTGTAGGGCCAGTTCTTCAGTAATGGTCAGGGAATCTCCAGAAGACTTGATCAATCAGTATCGAACCTAGTGATTTTGCCAGGTGAAGTGAGCAAGTTCCAGACTTCGGACGCCAGGCATGGGATGCCCATAGCCCTGCCCATACAAAGCTAACAAGGGAGAGAATCGCCGGAGCCTTGACGGGTATACAGGGTGGGCACCATGTCTGATTCGAGCAAGAGGCTTGAAGGTGCTCGTTTCGCTGCCCACAACGCGGAGGTAGACGCCGTTTGGACCGCCTATCGAGCCGAAAAGCCGATCCGCGTGCCGATGATCCTCGGCGTCAACACCCGTTACACCACCTTTGGCCACCCCGCCAACCCGGACGGAATCACCCTTCAAGAGTGCTTCGAGAACCCGGACAAGATGCTCCAGCGCCAGCTCGAACACCTCGACTGGTGCGCGCACCATTTGATGCAGGACGCACCGATGGGCCTTCCGGACAAGTGGGGTGTCTATCCCGAGTTTCAGAACGTCTATGAGGCCGCGATGTGGGGCTGCCCGATCCGGTACTTCGACTATCAGGTCCCCGACACTGACCCAATTTTCACCGGCGAGGAAGGAAAGAGGCGGTTCCTCGAAGCGCCCCGGCCCGACCCGTTTGAGAACCCCTTTTCACGCCACGCCTGGGCGATGCACGACACCATGAAGGCGAAGGAAGTGTCGGGCTTTGAATACAATGGCAGGCCGATCTCGGTGGGCGCTCCTAGCGGCCTCGGCACCGATGGCCCCTTCACGATGTGCTGCAACCTGAGGGGAACTACCGACTTTTGTGAGGACCTTCTCCTCGAGCCTCAAGCGGCTCAAGCGATGTTGGAGAAGGCCACGACCTTCATCATCGAGCGGATTCAGGCCTGGCGCAAGCGCCTCGGCCAGCCACTGAAGACGCAAGGCTGGGGGTTTGCCGACGACTCGATCGCGCTGGTCTCGACCGACGAGTACGTACGCAGCGTGCTCCCCCACCACCAAATCCTCATCGAGGCGTTCTCAGAGGGAGGGCCGAACAGCATCCACCTGTGCGGCGATGCCACGCGGCACTTCCCCACCCTTCAGCGCGAGCTCAACATCCAGAGTTTCGACACGGGCTTTCCCGTAGACTTCGGGAGCCTAAGGCAGGTGCTGGGGCCTGGGTGTGAGGTGTTAGGTGGGCCTTCAACGCCGTTCCTCAAGATGGCGAGCCTCGAAGATGTGCGCACCGAGACTCGGCGAGTTTTGGAGTCGGGGATTGCCGAGGGTGGGAGGTTCATCCTGAGGGAGGGCAACAACCTGCCGCCGGACGTCTCGCCCGAGAAATGCGCGGCGATGTATGAGACGGTGCGGGAGTTCGGGCGCTATGGGGTGGTTGCATGACCGAGCGTGAGAACTTCCTTCGGATGCTGGAGCGAAACGACCCGGACCACTTGCCCCTCGACGTCTGGGTGACCGAACCTGCCCTGGACATGATCGAAGCCCACCGGGGCACCCGCGACCACTACGCAGCCCTCGGTCTCAGCGTGGAGAACGTGGGGCCCCGTTACCCGAGCGACACCGACGAATGGCGCGCCGCCTATTCCGAGCTTGGCGTCGAACTGAGCGAGGACGCGGAGATCGGCTTTGCCGGGCTCGTGCACGACGTCCCACCGCTCGAATCGCTCGGCGCGGCCTACCACATGAGGGAGATGGTGCACCCTTTGCGGACGGTGGACTCGGTGAAACAGCTAGTGCGGCTCCCGTTCCCGAACGTGGACGATCCGCGATGGTATGCGGACATCCCGGCGCAGGTTCAAAGGGTCCAGGGCGCGGGGCGCGCGGCCATCGGGCAGATGCACTGCACGATCTTCGAGTTGAGCTGGTACCTGCGCGGCATGGAGGCGCTGTACATGGACCTGATCGACGGCACAGGGATCGCCGATTGGCTGCTCGATTGGTTCACGCACCGCGCCTGCGTGGCGATTCGGCACTACTGCGCCGCCGGGGTCGATGTGGTGTTTTTGGGCGACGACGTGGGCACTCAGCGAGGCATGATGATGGCAATTCCTTTTTGGCGCGAGCACCTGAAGCCCAGGCTCGCCAAGGTGATCGCCGAGGTCCGCAAGCACGAGACCAAACACACGTGGCTTGCTTATCATTCCGATGGCGACGTCACGCCGATCGTCGAAGAGCTTATCGAGATCGGAGTGGAACTGCTAAACCCCGTGCAGCCCGAGTGCATGGACGTCTTCGAACTGGCTTCGAGGTTTTCCGGGAGACTGGGGTTCTGGGGCATGATCGGCACGCAGACCACGATGCCCTTCGGTACACCGGACGACGTGCGCCAGACCGTGCGCAGCCTGCGACGCCTTGCCATGCTCGGCGAGCAGGTGGTGCTGGCGCCGACGCACGTCATCGAGCCCGACGTCCCTTGGGAAAACCTAGCGGTGCTCGCCGAAGAGGCGAAGGTACCGATCTTCTGAAGGAGTACACATGAACTGGCTCACAAAGGCTCTGGACCAAGGCCCTTTCCTGCTCGACGGCGCAATGGGCTCGATGCTCTTCAAAGCAGGGCTCAAGCCGGGCGAATGCGCCGAGCTGTGGAACGTCGAGCAGCCTGAAAAGGTGCGCGCGATCCATAAGGCTTATCTGAGTGCGGGTTCGATGGCCGTGACAGCAAACACCTTCGGCGGAACGCCCGATGCGCTCGCACGCCATGGGCTCGAGACCCGGTGCGAAGAACTGAACGCCGCCGCCGTTAGCGTGGCCCGTGGAGCAGACGCTCAATCTGCCTTTCGCGTCCTCGGCGACCTCGGCCCCTTCGGAGGCTTCCTGGAACCCCTCGGCGAGACGACCCTTCCCGAACTGAAGAATATGTTCGACTACCAGATCGGCGCGCTCCATGAAGCGGGTGCCGACGGCATCATCATCGAGACCATGTCCGACCCGCAAGAAGCGGCAACCGCGGTGCATGTGGCTCGAGGGTTTGGCGATTGGCCCGTCTTGGCGACTTTAGCGTTTCAGAAAGCTGGGGAAGACTTCCGCACGATGATGGGTTCGACGGTTCCTGTAGCGCTTGGCGCGGTGATCGACGCGGGCGCCGACGTGGTGGGGGCGAACTGCGGCACGGGGTTGGAGTTGGAAGATTATCTTCGGCTCGCGGAGGCGCTGGTCGCGGCTGCGGGACCAGTTCCGGTCATTTTGCAGCCGAACGCGGGCGCACCCAAGCAGGTGGACGGCGCAGTGGTCTATCCGGCCACACCCGAGCAGATGGGCGCCTGGGCGAAGTCTGCCCGGGATGCGGGCGTAAAGGTGATCGGGGGCTGCTGCGGCACCACGCCCGAGCACCTGAAGGCAATGGCGGAGGCGCTGAAACGAACGGCGTGAACACGTCCGAGACCCCCTACACCTACCTCGACATCGCCAAGATGATCGACCATTCGCTGCTGAATCCAGCCTTGGACGACCCAGCGATCGCCGAGGGTTGCGATCTCGCGATGGCGTTCGATGTGGCCAGCGTGTGTGTGGTGCCCTACGCCCTAGCTCAGTGTTCGAAGAGGCTCGAAGGCTCAGATGTACTGCCCACGACCGTTGTGGGATTCCCTCACGGCTCCCAAACCACCGAAGTGAAATTGGCGGACGTCTCGCGGGGGCTTCGGGACGGAGCAAAGGAACTCGACATGGTGGTCTGCATCGGCAAGGTGCTCTCGGGGGATTGGGGGTACGTCGAGCGCGAGATCGGCCAGGTTCTCTCAGAGATCCACGCCGCTGGAGCGAAGCTGAAGGTGATCTTCGAAAACGCTTATCTGCAGGACGCGCACAAGATCAGGCTGTGCGAGATCTGCGGAGGGCTCGGCGTGGACTGGGTGAAGACCTCGACCGGCTATGCCCCTGGAGGCGCGACCGACGAGGACCTGAAGCTGATGCGGCTGCACAGCCCGCCGAACGTGCAGGTCAAGGCGGCGGGAGGGGTTCGGACGCTCGATCGGCTCCTGGAAGTGCGGGCAATCGGCGTCACCCGATCCGGCGCGACAGCGACAGTGACAATCCTAAACGAGGCCCGTTCACGGCTCTCTCTGCCGGCCATTCCATGGCCGGTTGGGTGAGGTTATTCGAACCGATCTTGCAAGCCATGGCGTCCAGAATCACGTCGCTGAGCGGGCATGTGAGACAATATCCCCATGCCCACTGGTATGACGCGACGCGATCTCTTGATTGGAGCCGGTGCTTCAGTGCTCGCGCCCGGGGGGCTTCGTATCCTGAGAGACGGCCCCGACCTCGCACCCCAGACCCCCGACCCAGGACCCCAAACCCTCAACTCCAACCCCGTCGGCTGGGCGATCCTCGGCATCGGGAGCTACGCACAGAACCAGATCATGCCGAACTTCGCGGCATGCAAGAACGCCAAGCTCGTCGCGCTGATCAGCGGCCACCAGGCCAAGCTGGACAACTTCGGTGACAAATACGCCATCTCCAAAAAGAACCGCTTCCTTTACGACCAGATGGACTTGATCAAGGACAACCCCGAGATCGAGGTTGTCTACGTGATCACGCCGCCTTCGACCCACCCGGACTTCGCCATTCGCGCAGCCAAGCTGGGAAAGCACATCTGCTGCGAAAAGCCCATGGCGCCGGCCGTCGCCGACTGCCAGAGGATGATCGACGCCTGCAAGCGGGCCGGAAAGCTGATGCAGATCGGCTACCGATCGCAATACGAGGCGCACAACCTGCGGGCCATCGAGATGTGCCGCAAAGGGGAAATTGGCAGAATCAAGTCCTACCTTTCCGAGCATGGGTTCAACATCGGGCGCGGCCAATGGCGCACGCAGCGCGCGCTGGCGGGCGGCGGCTCGATGATGGACATCGGCATCTATTCGCTCCAGGCGCTGCGGTATCTCTCCGGCGAGGAGCCGATCGAAGTAACCGCCAAGATCACCAATCCGCCGAACGACGACCGGTTTGTGGACTGTGAGGACGACGTGCGCTTCACCTTGCGCCTGCCGAGCGGCATCGAGTGCCACGGCGCGGGCGGGTACT is a window of Armatimonadota bacterium DNA encoding:
- a CDS encoding PEP-CTERM sorting domain-containing protein, coding for MKMRSFALLLSTLLLVGSASIGSANMILNGDFESNSASGDMYNLSNGGFTSTMSNTTGYGSGGELDIMTTSTYGFAPQSGSWKVGMATGIGTDAFSFDLSGSILNGTSYTLSFYAAATTAIRPGTGPVDIGISTSATSFGTQVYTTGTGISGSGWQYFTTTFTAGINASYLTVQCAPTGGDISWIHVDNFSLTAVPEPGSLAVLGLGAFLLARRRR
- a CDS encoding homocysteine S-methyltransferase family protein, with protein sequence MNWLTKALDQGPFLLDGAMGSMLFKAGLKPGECAELWNVEQPEKVRAIHKAYLSAGSMAVTANTFGGTPDALARHGLETRCEELNAAAVSVARGADAQSAFRVLGDLGPFGGFLEPLGETTLPELKNMFDYQIGALHEAGADGIIIETMSDPQEAATAVHVARGFGDWPVLATLAFQKAGEDFRTMMGSTVPVALGAVIDAGADVVGANCGTGLELEDYLRLAEALVAAAGPVPVILQPNAGAPKQVDGAVVYPATPEQMGAWAKSARDAGVKVIGGCCGTTPEHLKAMAEALKRTA
- the deoC gene encoding deoxyribose-phosphate aldolase; translation: MIDHSLLNPALDDPAIAEGCDLAMAFDVASVCVVPYALAQCSKRLEGSDVLPTTVVGFPHGSQTTEVKLADVSRGLRDGAKELDMVVCIGKVLSGDWGYVEREIGQVLSEIHAAGAKLKVIFENAYLQDAHKIRLCEICGGLGVDWVKTSTGYAPGGATDEDLKLMRLHSPPNVQVKAAGGVRTLDRLLEVRAIGVTRSGATATVTILNEARSRLSLPAIPWPVG
- a CDS encoding Gfo/Idh/MocA family oxidoreductase — protein: MTRRDLLIGAGASVLAPGGLRILRDGPDLAPQTPDPGPQTLNSNPVGWAILGIGSYAQNQIMPNFAACKNAKLVALISGHQAKLDNFGDKYAISKKNRFLYDQMDLIKDNPEIEVVYVITPPSTHPDFAIRAAKLGKHICCEKPMAPAVADCQRMIDACKRAGKLMQIGYRSQYEAHNLRAIEMCRKGEIGRIKSYLSEHGFNIGRGQWRTQRALAGGGSMMDIGIYSLQALRYLSGEEPIEVTAKITNPPNDDRFVDCEDDVRFTLRLPSGIECHGAGGYSWSPGKSRFEVVGEKGTLLGEPATPYGGHRLTLLASGEKREARGDEPSAIAYLPFDSPDSPLASRLSQQLPITPNNQFVAQIEHFSECIRTGGKVKTPGEEGLRDIRIIQAIYESAASGKPVALSTKTG